The Pectobacterium wasabiae CFBP 3304 DNA segment GGTGGCAGTACCGAACTGGCGACAGGTGTCGGTGCCAAAACGACTCAGTTGATCAGCCTCCCGATGGGATGCGTCACCTGGCTGGATCGCTATTTCAGCGATCGCAACCTTGAAGCCGGTAACTTTGAACGTGCTGAACATGCAGCACGTGAAATGTTGCGCCCTGTCGCGGCTTCCCTGCGCGAACAGGGTTGGCAAATCTGCGTCGGCGCTTCCGGTACAGTACAAGCACTACAGGAAATTATGGTCGCGCAGGGCATGGATGAATACATTACCCTGCCGAAGCTCAGGCAGCTTAAAGAGCATGCGATTCAGTGTGATAAGCTGGAAGAGTTAGAAATTGAAGGCCTGACGCTGGAACGCGCACTGGTTTTCCCCAGCGGGTTAGCCATCCTATTGGCTATCTTCCAGGAACTCGACATCAAAACGATGACGCTGGCTGGAGGCGCACTGCGTGAAGGGTTGGTCTATGGCATGTTGAATTTGCCTGTCGATCAGGATATCCGCCACCGCACGCTGGAGACGCTACAACGTCGTTATCTGCTGGATACCGAACAGGCTAAACGCGTCAGTACGCTGGCAGACAACTTTCTGCAACAGGTTGCCCGTGACTGGCAGTTGGATAGCCGATGTCGCGAGTTACTGCGCAGCGCCTGTCTGGTGCACGAAATCGGTTTGAGTATTGATTTTCGTCAGTCGCCCCAGCATGCAGCCTATTTGATTCGCCATAGCGATCTCCCCGGCTTTACACCAGCCCAGAAGAAACT contains these protein-coding regions:
- the ppx gene encoding exopolyphosphatase, whose amino-acid sequence is MLSSSSLYAAIDLGSNSFHMLVTRETAGSIQTLAKIKRKVRLAAGLDKQSRLSQEAMQRGWQCLQLFSERLQDIPQDQVRVVATATLRLATNADEFLQRAQEILGLPIQVISGEEEARLIYQGVAHTTGGPDARLVVDIGGGSTELATGVGAKTTQLISLPMGCVTWLDRYFSDRNLEAGNFERAEHAAREMLRPVAASLREQGWQICVGASGTVQALQEIMVAQGMDEYITLPKLRQLKEHAIQCDKLEELEIEGLTLERALVFPSGLAILLAIFQELDIKTMTLAGGALREGLVYGMLNLPVDQDIRHRTLETLQRRYLLDTEQAKRVSTLADNFLQQVARDWQLDSRCRELLRSACLVHEIGLSIDFRQSPQHAAYLIRHSDLPGFTPAQKKLLATLLQNQINPVDLMPLSQQNALPINQAQRLCRLLRLAIIFASRRRDDTLPAVRLRVEGEALRLILPAGWLAQHPLRAEMLEQESRWQSYVHWPLILEETPA